The sequence TGCAGAGGAAggccaggagagcagagggaggcaggtAGAGGGCCACGGGTCACTCACGGCCTTGCAGCCACAGTGAAGACTCAGACTTTGCGTGCTGAGAGCAGGAACCCCCTGCAAAGTTTTGAGCAAAGCAAGACCTTGAAAGTGCTCTTAGAAAAACCcatttaggggcccctgggtggctcagtggatgaagctctgccgtcagctcaggtcatgatcccaaggtcccaggatccgctgtcctgggctccctgctctgcggggagcctgcttctccctctgctccttatCCCGCttgttcgctctctctctcaaataaataaataaaatctctaaaaaaaaaaaggaaaagaaatgaaagaaagaaaaagaaagaaagaaagaaggaaggaagagaaaagaaagaaaaggaagaaagaaagaaagaaagaaagaaagaaagaaagaaagaaagagaaagaagaaagaaagaaagaaagaaagaaagaaagaaagaaagaaagagaaagaaagaaagaaaaaaaacccaaaaaaaacaaaaaaaaagaaagaaagaaagaagaaagaaagagaaaggaagaaagaaagaaagaaagaaagaaagaaagaaagaaagaaaaagaaagaagaaagaaagaaagagaaagaaagaaagaaaaagaaagaaagaaagagaaggaaaaagaaagaaagaaagaaagaaagaaagaaagaaagaaagaaagaaagaaaaaaataaaaaaaataaaaaaataaaaaaagagaaagaagaaagaaagaaagaaaggaaggaaagaaggaaggaaggagaaagccTTCAGAAGCTTCCCATTGCTCTTAGGATAAAATTCAAACTCAGCAGCCTTGCCTTCGTGGCTTCTCATAATCTGGCTTCTCCCCACCCTTCATCCTTCTCTCTTCCAGCCTTGCCGAGCCCCCCACCAGCCCGGGCTGGGCCGCGTTATTCCATGATGCCCTGGCCTGCTGCATGCTGTTGCCCCAGCCTGCCACCCGCTTCCCCTTCTGTTCACCCTCCTGCTCCCCTTTCCTCAAACCTGAGCTCAAgcctcacctcctctgggaagccttccagTGTGCCCCTCTGCCCGGGACTGAGATGCCCTTCCAGCGGTGCCCGCATGCCTGATTCAGGTCTCTGTGCCCAGCACCTGGCTCAGAACCTGCCACATAAGTATCCGGTTGATTGAAAAGGCCGCTGGGGCGGCAAAGGGGGCCAGATAGAGCTGCACACACGTAGGAGAGGAATTCAGGTTGGAGCCCAGGCCCACGTGCTCCGGAGCCTCCAGTCCTTCCTCGGCGCTCCGACACCTCCCTCGGTTCGTCGGAGATGGAGAAGACTAATGTGGGTGAAAAGTTCACAAAGGGCATCCTGGAGGAGGTGCCACGGGATAGGATGTGCCCGGTCTAGAGGAGAGGGCGTTACTAAGGGAGAGATGCACAAGCCGGGGCCCGCGTAGAGACAGGGAGACCTGCACAGCCACAGGCCGGAGGAGGCTGGCCCAGGCCCCGCGTGTCACCTCCAGGTGCCCTTGAGGTCCTGGAAGAGGCTGCAAGCAGTGGAGTCtcagggcagcaggcagaggggtgTGCTGGGGCCAGCTGGGCCCGGGGCCTCACCAGGCACCCTTCTTACACATGCTGGGACCTCACGAGAAAGAAGGGACCTGCCAGGCCGCGCCCCGGGCCTTGGGAATCGGGTGCTGGGCGTCAGGGCCCGGCCCTTACTGACGAGCATCCCTCTCCCCAGGCTCTACGTGCTCAAGCTCTCAGACGACATTGGGAACTTTGGGGAGGTGCAGCTGCCCCTCCTCGGCTGCCTCGGTGTCTCTTGGGTGGTAGTCTTCCTCTGCCTCATCCGGGGGGTCAAGTCTTCAGGGAAAGTAAGTACCCCTCCCCCGGCAGGGTCTGCACCCTCCCCGGGAGATCTGGCCTCCCTGCGGGGCGTGGGAGTGGGAGCTGGGACAGGTGGCGAtgagggggcagagaggggaggagggtccGGAGGGCCCGTGGGGGTGTCGGGGAGGGGGCGCCAGGGCCCCCCCAGGGAGAGCTCGGAGGAGTCCGACGGAGCCGGTCTCGCACAGGTGGTGTACTTCACGGCCACCTTCCCCTACGTGGTGCTGACCATCCTGTTCGTCCGAGGTGTGACCCTGGATGGAGCCTTCACGGGCATCATGTACTACCTGACCCCGCAGTGGGACAAGATCCTGGAGGCCAAGGTGGGCCGTGGAGAGTggcctggaggggtggggagggccaaGGGGCGCTGCCTCTGACGCCCGCTGCGCGCCTCCTGCCCCGCAGGTGTGGGGCGATGCTGCCTCCCAGATATTTTACTCGCTGGGCTGCGCGTGGGGGGGCCTCATCACCATGGCTTCCTACAACAAGTTCCACAACAACTGCTACCGGTGAGCCTCTCCCTGCCAGCCCTCGGCTGCCCCTCTACCCTGCAGCTGCCCCCCGGCTTCCCCGGAGCCCCGGATCCAGCGTGGCCTCCGGGACCTCCCTCCAGGGCCCTGGGTTCCACTCGTAGCCTTGAGGTCCTGGGCGCCCTGGGTCTGGATCGGGTCACtggagaacagagagaagagggTGGGGAACAGTGATGCCCAGGGGTCTGAGGCTCAGCCCACTGAAAAAGGCCCTAGAAaagaggtggggggtgagggggaagcTCTGTTCCTAGAACTTTCCATCTCAggtcttctctctgcctgccttgAACCCTGTTTTCCTCCCCCTCAGGGACAGCATTATCATCAGCATCACTAACTGTGCCACCAGCGTCTATGCGGGCTTTGTCATCTTCTCCATCCTGGGCTTCATGGCCAACCACCTGGGCGTGGACGTGTCCCGCGTGGCTGACCACGGCCCAGGCCTGGCCTTCGTGGCTTACCCCGAGGCCCTCACGTTGctgcccatctccccactctGGTCTCTGCTCTTCTTCTTCATGCTCATCTTGCTGGGGCTGGGCACTCAGGTAGGGGTGCGGGGGCTGGGCACTCACGTAGGGGGTGCTGGGGCTGGGCACTCACGTAGGGGTGCTGGGGCTGGGCACTCACGTAGGGGTGCGGGTGTGGGCGCTCAGGTGGGGTGCAGGCGTGGGCCCTCAGGTAGGGGTGCGGGCGTGGGCCCtcaggtaggggtgggggtgtgggcgGCCTGCTGAGGGAGCAGGCGGGCAGGAGGCCGGGCTCTGACGGCCACTCCTGTAGTTCTGTCTCCTGGAGACACTGGTCACGGCCATTGTGGACGAAGTGGGAAATGAGTGGATCCTGCAGAAAAAGACCTACGTGACCCTGGGTGTGGCTGTGGCTGGCTTCCTGCTGGGCGTCCCCCTCACCAGCCAGGTAAGACCTGGAGGAGAGGCTGGGcgggagggccgggggtgggggagcctggCCCCGGGGGTCCCCCCGACTCAGCTGCCCATGGCCCACAGGCAGGCATCTACTGGCTGCTCTTGATGGACAACTACGCGGCCAGCTTCTCCCTGGTCATCATCTCCTGCATCATGTGCGTGTCCATCATGTACATCTACGGTGAGTGCGCGTCCCCCACGTCCCCACGTCCCCATGTCCCCGCGTCCCCCGCCCCTGGTCCAGCGGCGCTCGCTGACCCCCCTCTCTCCAGGGCACCGCAACTACTTCCAGGACATCCAGATGATGCTGGGGTTCCCGCCGCCCCTCTTCTTCCAGATTTGCTGGCGCTTTGTCTCTCCAGCCATCATCTTTGTAAGTTCCCAGGCCGGCGCCCCCTGGCAGGCGTCCTCGTCTCCCCACGGGCGTCCGCACCCACGGCTCCTGCCGCGGGGAGTCAGAGCCGTTGCACAGACACAGGCGGGGCTCAGAGGCGGCTTAGAGCCCCATCCGGGAGCTGCCCGCCGGCTCCCCCAGAGGGACGCAGGGACAGTTAGCCAGATGGGCGTCAGCCTCCTGTCTCCAGTCCCTTAGCCCAGGTACTCGGGGCGCGGGGTACGCCACACGAATGCACGTTCCAGAAGCGGGTGGTACAAGTGCTATGTCAGCTCCGGGACGGAGGCAGTCTCCTAAGCCTTCCAGGCCCTGGAGTGGCCCGGCTTCCCCCAGGGAAGGCTCCCCGACAGGGAAGGCTCCCGCCCCACGACATTCAGCCCCCGGGAGCTCCCAGGGGGACCCCCCCAACCGCCCGGCACCAGGCGCTTTCTGCACGTGGCTCACGTATCAGCTCGCGTGATAGGACTCTCCACGGGGCGTCCTCACTCCCGCTTCACGGAGGAGGAGACGGGAGGTCACAGACCCAAGTTTCCGCGGCTCATAAATGACGGAGGCCCCGCTGGCGGCAAGGGGGTCCAGGGTGGAGCCTGCGTGCGGCCCGGGCTCCACCAGAAACGCCGCAGGAAGCAGGACTGGTCCGTGGACTAATCACCCGAGTTTGCTCCTCTGTGCTCAGGGCGGGAGCAGGGCCACAAAGCGTTCCACGGTGTAACGGAGGCtccaggggaagaggagaggccgGGCCGTCTGAGGGACAGAGGGGCCAGCCTAGTGGCAAGGGCAGCGTCCTGTCGTGTTCCCGTCACGCCCAGCTTCTCTGGGCCACACGAAGCTCAGCACCGGATTTCCATGTTGGCTCCTGTTTCGGGGGAGGCCCCCCCAGGGCTGAGGCGGCCACCACCTGGGCGGTGGGGTCTTCCCCGAGGCTGGCATAGACCCCAGCTCTGGCCACTGGCCCAGCTTTGAACAGGAGCAGCAGAAGCGTCGTGTAGGTGGAGGGAGGCCAGGCCAAGCCTGGGCCTCTGGGGGTGCGGCCAAGGCCCGGGGCCCTTCGGAGGGAGCTCACCCTCCAGAGCCCCAAACAGGCTGCCCCCCGGGTGGAGACCTGGGGTACCAGCCCAGGCAGAGCGGGAGGCAGGAATGAGGCAGGTACAGGGGGGCTCGCAGGGGCAGCTCGGCCTGGCTCCCGAGTCTCCGCGCGATGGAGGCTGCGTGGGCAGCGGCCTCTCCGTGCTCAGAGAGCCAGGCCAGAGTCTCCCGAAGCTCACGACTCCAGGCCCCGTGGCCCCGTGTTTCTGGAACGTTGTGTCTTTCTGGGGGGGCTTTACCTCTTTAGATTTCTGCAAAGCTCTTTTGGACAAACCATCTTTCTGTCTGCTGGAAAAAGGGATCTGTTTACGACTTGGTCAGCACCTAGTTCCACTCAGGAAAACTGTTTCACGTGCAGCGTGCCAGGAGGTGCCCCTAGTGCGTGTGGGTCTTGCCCTCCTGAATTTGGTCACGCAGGAGACGCAGCTGAGGGCTCAGGAGGTGGACACGGAGCCCTCCTGGGGAGCGGTGCATACgccaggcccctgggtggcccgtGAGCTGCCGGCCCGTCTTTCTGCTTCCTGAGTTTGCTGCTGTCGCTGCGGCCCCAGGCTTCATTTCCCGTCCCACTCTTGTCTTTCCGAAACGGCTCCGGGTCCCCAGCCTCCCCTGTGGCTCCACAGCCAGACAGGTGGGGCCTTGCCCTCTCCTCTCCCGCATCGCTCCCACCTCTCTGCACAGGCCCGTTCACATCAGCCCATGAGACTGAGACCCTGCTGCAGTCCCAGGAGGTCCCGGCCTGTGGGCAATGTTTAGCGGGTAGAAAATGCCCTGGAGAGGCCTTTCGGGAAGAGGGATGAGAAATCTGGAGAGGCTTCTTGAAGGAGGTGGCATTTGCATAGGGTCTGACAGAGGAAAGTGTAGAGGGTTCTCCAGAATCGATGAAGGGGGAAGAGAATGCTGGGTGCAGACGCGACCACGCGACGTTGAGACCAGGGTAATGTGGCCAGAGGGCTAAGTGAGGTGCGGTGTGCGATGCTAACAGCCCTGAGGCCAGGGATTTGGCCTTACTTACTTCGGCCTTGGTCAGTGGGCAGGAGGGAGCCCTTGGGAGTCTTTGAGCAGGACCTACTGACCTCAGAGGTGACGTCAGTTGCTCCCGGGCTGGCTCAGGATTACAGCAAAGACAGACCTCCCTGCCCACCAGGCTCTGGACCCCTGGCTCCGTCTGTTCCTTCCACTCCCCAACCTTGACATTGCCCCGACCTGCCCACGATGCCGCCTTGTAGGCCGGGAGACTGGAGAGGAAGGGACGGGGTGCTGGGAGGAGGACAGGACCCGGGGAAGGGCGGCTGGGGTGGTCCTGGGCAGGCCTCAAGCACGCTcgtcccctgccccctgcagttCATTCTTATCTTCACGGTGATCCAGTACCGGCCAATCACCTACAACCACTACCAGTACCCTGGCTGGGCCGTGGCCATCGGCTTCCTTATGGCTCTGTCGTCTGTCATTTGCATCCCTCTCTATGCCCTGTTCCAGCTCTGCCGCACAGATGGGGACACCCTCCTCCAGGTGAGGGGTGGGTGCACCcggcgggagggggcgggtggATGGggctccccagctccctcctgaagcgcccccccccccacccccatgtctgCCTCTCCCACAGCGCTTGAAAAATGCCACAAAGCCAAGTAGAGACTggggccctgccctcctggagcacCAGACTGGGCGCTATGCCCCCACCATACCGCCGTCTCCCGAAGATGGGCTTGAGGTCCAGCCGCTGCACCCGGACAAGGCCCAGCTCCCCATGGTGGGCAGCAACGGGAGCCGTCTGCAGGACTCCCGGATATGAGCACAGCTGGCCTGGGGAGTGCCCGCCCCGCCCGTGCTCCCACCACAGAGACTGGGGAGGCAGGCGACGGGTGTCGCCACCTGCCCCTGCCATGCCCTGGCCAGGGCGGCTGCTGTCCCCTTGGTCGCCACTGGTAGCGTGGTCATTTGTGCTCGTGTCCCCAGTGTTTACAGGTCCTTTGGATGCCAAGACGGCAGCTGGGGATGGGTGTGGGCCatgggggggtggcggggggggcggggggcgctcaAAGCACTTTGGAGGGTGGTCTCAGGCCAGGTCCCCAGAGATCTGCTGGGCTTTACATGGCCTCTGATGCCCCCACactctgccctgagctgaggTTCTAGGTGGGC comes from Canis lupus baileyi chromosome 13, mCanLup2.hap1, whole genome shotgun sequence and encodes:
- the SLC6A9 gene encoding sodium- and chloride-dependent glycine transporter 1 isoform X1 → MFPYFIMLIFCGIPLFFMELSFGQFASQGCLGVWRISPMFKGVGYGMMVVSTYIGIYYNVVICIAFYYFFSSMTHVLPWAYCNNPWNTPDCAGVLDASNLTNGSRPAALPGNLSHLLNHSLQRTSPSEEYWRLYVLKLSDDIGNFGEVQLPLLGCLGVSWVVVFLCLIRGVKSSGKVVYFTATFPYVVLTILFVRGVTLDGAFTGIMYYLTPQWDKILEAKVWGDAASQIFYSLGCAWGGLITMASYNKFHNNCYRDSIIISITNCATSVYAGFVIFSILGFMANHLGVDVSRVADHGPGLAFVAYPEALTLLPISPLWSLLFFFMLILLGLGTQFCLLETLVTAIVDEVGNEWILQKKTYVTLGVAVAGFLLGVPLTSQAGIYWLLLMDNYAASFSLVIISCIMCVSIMYIYGHRNYFQDIQMMLGFPPPLFFQICWRFVSPAIIFFILIFTVIQYRPITYNHYQYPGWAVAIGFLMALSSVICIPLYALFQLCRTDGDTLLQRLKNATKPSRDWGPALLEHQTGRYAPTIPPSPEDGLEVQPLHPDKAQLPMVGSNGSRLQDSRI
- the SLC6A9 gene encoding sodium- and chloride-dependent glycine transporter 1 isoform X4 → MLAAAPQNGAVPSEATKRDQNLKRGNWGNQIEFVLTSVGYAVGLGNVWRFPYLCYRNGGGAFMFPYFIMLIFCGIPLFFMELSFGQFASQGCLGVWRISPMFKGVGYGMMVVSTYIGIYYNVVICIAFYYFFSSMTHVLPWAYCNNPWNTPDCAGVLDASNLTNGSRPAALPGNLSHLLNHSLQRTSPSEEYWRLYVLKLSDDIGNFGEVQLPLLGCLGVSWVVVFLCLIRGVKSSGKVVYFTATFPYVVLTILFVRGVTLDGAFTGIMYYLTPQWDKILEAKVWGDAASQIFYSLGCAWGGLITMASYNKFHNNCYRDSIIISITNCATSVYAGFVIFSILGFMANHLGVDVSRVADHGPGLAFVAYPEALTLLPISPLWSLLFFFMLILLGLGTQFCLLETLVTAIVDEVGNEWILQKKTYVTLGVAVAGFLLGVPLTSQAGIYWLLLMDNYAASFSLVIISCIMCVSIMYIYGHRNYFQDIQMMLGFPPPLFFQICWRFVSPAIIFFILIFTVIQYRPITYNHYQYPGWAVAIGFLMALSSVICIPLYALFQLCRTDGDTLLQRLKNATKPSRDWGPALLEHQTGRYAPTIPPSPEDGLEVQPLHPDKAQLPMVGSNGSRLQDSRI
- the SLC6A9 gene encoding sodium- and chloride-dependent glycine transporter 1 isoform X2 — encoded protein: MSSGDTRSALGAHPGMASARGPVAPSSPEQNGAVPSEATKRDQNLKRGNWGNQIEFVLTSVGYAVGLGNVWRFPYLCYRNGGGAFMFPYFIMLIFCGIPLFFMELSFGQFASQGCLGVWRISPMFKGVGYGMMVVSTYIGIYYNVVICIAFYYFFSSMTHVLPWAYCNNPWNTPDCAGVLDASNLTNGSRPAALPGNLSHLLNHSLQRTSPSEEYWRLYVLKLSDDIGNFGEVQLPLLGCLGVSWVVVFLCLIRGVKSSGKVVYFTATFPYVVLTILFVRGVTLDGAFTGIMYYLTPQWDKILEAKVWGDAASQIFYSLGCAWGGLITMASYNKFHNNCYRDSIIISITNCATSVYAGFVIFSILGFMANHLGVDVSRVADHGPGLAFVAYPEALTLLPISPLWSLLFFFMLILLGLGTQFCLLETLVTAIVDEVGNEWILQKKTYVTLGVAVAGFLLGVPLTSQAGIYWLLLMDNYAASFSLVIISCIMCVSIMYIYGHRNYFQDIQMMLGFPPPLFFQICWRFVSPAIIFFILIFTVIQYRPITYNHYQYPGWAVAIGFLMALSSVICIPLYALFQLCRTDGDTLLQRLKNATKPSRDWGPALLEHQTGRYAPTIPPSPEDGLEVQPLHPDKAQLPMVGSNGSRLQDSRI
- the SLC6A9 gene encoding sodium- and chloride-dependent glycine transporter 1 isoform X3, with the protein product MVGKGAKGMLNGAVPSEATKRDQNLKRGNWGNQIEFVLTSVGYAVGLGNVWRFPYLCYRNGGGAFMFPYFIMLIFCGIPLFFMELSFGQFASQGCLGVWRISPMFKGVGYGMMVVSTYIGIYYNVVICIAFYYFFSSMTHVLPWAYCNNPWNTPDCAGVLDASNLTNGSRPAALPGNLSHLLNHSLQRTSPSEEYWRLYVLKLSDDIGNFGEVQLPLLGCLGVSWVVVFLCLIRGVKSSGKVVYFTATFPYVVLTILFVRGVTLDGAFTGIMYYLTPQWDKILEAKVWGDAASQIFYSLGCAWGGLITMASYNKFHNNCYRDSIIISITNCATSVYAGFVIFSILGFMANHLGVDVSRVADHGPGLAFVAYPEALTLLPISPLWSLLFFFMLILLGLGTQFCLLETLVTAIVDEVGNEWILQKKTYVTLGVAVAGFLLGVPLTSQAGIYWLLLMDNYAASFSLVIISCIMCVSIMYIYGHRNYFQDIQMMLGFPPPLFFQICWRFVSPAIIFFILIFTVIQYRPITYNHYQYPGWAVAIGFLMALSSVICIPLYALFQLCRTDGDTLLQRLKNATKPSRDWGPALLEHQTGRYAPTIPPSPEDGLEVQPLHPDKAQLPMVGSNGSRLQDSRI
- the SLC6A9 gene encoding sodium- and chloride-dependent glycine transporter 1 isoform X5 → MVLCPARPPRGTRTSNGATGATRSSAFMFPYFIMLIFCGIPLFFMELSFGQFASQGCLGVWRISPMFKGVGYGMMVVSTYIGIYYNVVICIAFYYFFSSMTHVLPWAYCNNPWNTPDCAGVLDASNLTNGSRPAALPGNLSHLLNHSLQRTSPSEEYWRLYVLKLSDDIGNFGEVQLPLLGCLGVSWVVVFLCLIRGVKSSGKVVYFTATFPYVVLTILFVRGVTLDGAFTGIMYYLTPQWDKILEAKVWGDAASQIFYSLGCAWGGLITMASYNKFHNNCYRDSIIISITNCATSVYAGFVIFSILGFMANHLGVDVSRVADHGPGLAFVAYPEALTLLPISPLWSLLFFFMLILLGLGTQFCLLETLVTAIVDEVGNEWILQKKTYVTLGVAVAGFLLGVPLTSQAGIYWLLLMDNYAASFSLVIISCIMCVSIMYIYGHRNYFQDIQMMLGFPPPLFFQICWRFVSPAIIFFILIFTVIQYRPITYNHYQYPGWAVAIGFLMALSSVICIPLYALFQLCRTDGDTLLQRLKNATKPSRDWGPALLEHQTGRYAPTIPPSPEDGLEVQPLHPDKAQLPMVGSNGSRLQDSRI